A section of the Ornithodoros turicata isolate Travis unplaced genomic scaffold, ASM3712646v1 ctg00000843.1, whole genome shotgun sequence genome encodes:
- the LOC135375275 gene encoding uncharacterized protein LOC135375275, giving the protein MSQPGNRCYVLRCRKTYNANPELTFQRPRNGETKRKWVAAIASHYCGVAQGLNVSRVCSCHFADDAYFDEDVLQVRLGLRQKQKRLKIDAVPTTPTTFDQEQGQEPVTEAAASTSTESTGFDVEVMAEASAGDPLHGASHKGVVIP; this is encoded by the exons atgtcacagccaggaaaccggtgctacgtgctcaggtgcagaaagacttataacgcgaatcccgagcttacatttcaacgacctcgcaatggcgaaacgaaacgaaagtgggtggcagcgatcgccagccactactgtggtgtggcccaaggattgaatgtttcacgcgtctgttcctgccatttcgccgacgacgcctattttgatgaagatgtattgcaagttcggcttgggctccggcagaaacagaagcggctgaagattgacgccgtgcctaccacccctaccacattcgatcaggaacaagggcaggaaccagtaacggag gcggcagcaagcacgtcaacggaatcaactggatttg atgtggaggtcatggctgaagcaagtgctggggacccacttcacggcgcatctcacaagggggttgtcatcccctga